One Streptomyces sp. CG4 genomic window, GGCCAGTCCGTCGCGGGCCATGCCCCGGGCGGCCACCACCCGCTCCAGGATCTGCTCGCGGTCCGCGCCGTTCTCGATCAGCAGCCGGGCCGCCTCCAGGTGCACGAGCTGCGCCGAGAGGCTGTGCGCCAGCACATCGTGGATCTCCCGTGCGATACGGGTCCGTTCGGCGAGCGCCGCGGACTCTGCCTCGGCCGCCCGGGCGGCGCGCTCCTGGGCGAGCAGCCGCTGTGCACTGCCGCGGGCTTCGGCATCCAGCCGTAGGACGTATCCGGCGAGGGCCATGCCCGCAACCGTGGCGGCCGTGGTCAGCCAGACGTCGTTGTTGAACGCTGAGAACGAAGCCAGCGCCACGCACGCCACCGGTATTGCCGCGGCGAGCGGCATCCGCTCCAGGGCGCTGATTCCGCAGCCGCACCAGATCACCAGGGCCGGCCCTCTGAATCCCGTGGCCTCGGCGGCGACCGCGATGGCCAGGAGCACGCCCATCAGTGCGAGGGAGGACACCAACCGGTGCTGGTAAGTGGTCCGGAAGAGGGCCCAGGAGACAAGAGCGGCAAGCAGGACCGCCGCGGCTGCCGCGAGCGCCCCGCCGATGCCGACGTGCTTCTGGCTGAACGCGGACCACAGCAGCAGGGCGATCACGAGCAACCTCACCGCCCAGGCGAGCATGCGCCGGGGTCGGGGGGTGCCCGCACGGCCGAGCGCCTCTCGCGACGGCCAGCGGGTCCAGACGTTCTCCGTCACGCGCTCTCCCTCCTGACCGACCGCATGTCGTCACCGTACGCCGGGGTGGGGCGGTGCGCGGTGCCGAGGGGCTGGGCCCGCCAGAGCAGGATTCCGCCGCGGACCAGGAGGGTGGCGGCGAGGCCTAGCATCAGGGCGGCGCTGCCCTGGTGCAGGCCGAGCACGCGGCCGATGCCGAAGAGGCCGATCCGCAGGGCGATACCCACGCCCCATACGGCGATGCTCGCCTTGGTGCTCTTGGTCCACACGACGCCGTCCGAGGCCGTCCAGACGCGGGTCGTCCAGGCCCACCCGGCGCCGGTGGCCACGCCGACGAGCAGCTCCACCACGAGCAGTACGACGGATTCCGCGCGGTGGTGACCGTCGAGGATGCTGGGCTCGCGCAGCGCGGCCACGCCGAGGATCACAGGGAGCAGCCACCAGCGCCGGTCGGTATTGACCGGCTGGGCGCGGAGCTGCCGCGCGATCACTATGGCGGCGACGGCCACGATCACCAGCGCGTTGACGAGCCCGGACATCAGAGCCTCCGTTAGCGAGAAGCGGCGCCGGGAGCGGGCGCTGCCGACACCTACGAAGCTACGGAAAAGCGCAGGTCGGGAGATCGGAGCCGGGGTGGATCACGGGTGGAAACCTGCAGCGGCCCGCCTCCACCCACGGGTGTAGATCCCCCGGCTGCGGATACCGGGCAGGGACGGGGGCGGAGGCCGGTCGGGGCGAGGCCCCGATGACCACCGTCGGAAGACGACCAACCTTCGCCCTCCGCCCGCCACCAGCCCTCGCGCCCCCTGAGCACCGGCCCACCCCGCCTCGGGCAAGCTCCGTCGGCCCTGCCCCGACCGACGCCGCACGCGCACCCCGCCCCGGCCTCGGCCTCCATCGGCTTCGCCCCGCCTTGGGCAAGCCCCCGTCGGCCGAAGCCCGGCGCAGCGGCTACGCGTCGATGCGCGAGCGGTCCAGCGTCGCCGCCGAGCTGGAGATGAACTCCTTGCGGGGCGCCACGTCGTTGCCCATCAGCAGGTCGAAGACCTGTTCCGCAGCCTCCAGGTCGGAGAGGTTGATCCTGCGCAGCGTGCGATGACGCGGGTCCATCGTGGTCTCGGCCAGCTGGTCGGCGTCCATCTCACCGAGACCCTTGTAGCGCTGGATGGAGTCCTTGTACCGGATGCCCTTGCTCTGGAACTCCATGAGCTTGTCGCGCAGTTCGCGGTCCGAGTACGTGTAGACGTACTTGTCCTGGCCCTTCTTGGGCTGGATGATCTCGACGCGGTGCAGTGGCGGCACCGCGGCGAAGACCCGGCCGGCCTCGACCATCGGTCGCATGTAGCGCTGGAACAGCGTGAGCAGCAGGCAGCGGATGTGGGAGCCGTCCACATCGGCGTCGGTCATCATGATGATCTTGCCATAGCGGGCCTGGTCGATGTCGAAGGTGCGGCCCGAGCCCGCTCCTATGACCTGGATGATCGCGCCGCACTCGGCGTTCTTGAGCATGTCGGTCACCGAGGACCGCTGCACGTTGAGGATCTTGCCCCGGATCGGCAGCAGGGCCTGGAACTCGGAGTTCCGGGCCAGCTTGGCCGTACCGAGCGCGGAGTCGCCCTCGACGATGAACAGCTCGCTGCGGTCCACGTCGTCGCTGCGGCAGTCGGCGAGCTTGGCCGGCAGGGACGAGGACTCCAGGGCGGTCTTCCGGCGCTGGGCGTCCTTGTGCTGCCGGGCCGCGACGCGCGTACGGGCGGCGGCGACCACCTTCTCCATGACGACCCTGGCCTGCGCGGCGGCATCCCGCTTCGTGCTGGTCAGGAACGCCTTCAGCTCCTTGGTGACCACGTTGTTCACGATGCGGCGAGCCGCCGAGGTGCCCAGCACCTCCTTGGTCTGGCCCTCGAACTGCGGCTCGGCCAGGCGCACGGTCACGACGG contains:
- a CDS encoding sensor histidine kinase, with translation MTENVWTRWPSREALGRAGTPRPRRMLAWAVRLLVIALLLWSAFSQKHVGIGGALAAAAAVLLAALVSWALFRTTYQHRLVSSLALMGVLLAIAVAAEATGFRGPALVIWCGCGISALERMPLAAAIPVACVALASFSAFNNDVWLTTAATVAGMALAGYVLRLDAEARGSAQRLLAQERAARAAEAESAALAERTRIAREIHDVLAHSLSAQLVHLEAARLLIENGADREQILERVVAARGMARDGLAETRQALSALRGELTPLEDFLSELVSGADGAEVTVTGERRPLPAEASQAVRRVAQEALTNARKHAQGAKVHLRLDYREREVTLDVRDSGGRPGELTGSGGGYGLLGMRERAELLGGSLDAGPDEEGFVVTLKVPV
- a CDS encoding DUF1453 domain-containing protein, whose amino-acid sequence is MSGLVNALVIVAVAAIVIARQLRAQPVNTDRRWWLLPVILGVAALREPSILDGHHRAESVVLLVVELLVGVATGAGWAWTTRVWTASDGVVWTKSTKASIAVWGVGIALRIGLFGIGRVLGLHQGSAALMLGLAATLLVRGGILLWRAQPLGTAHRPTPAYGDDMRSVRRESA